A window of Deltaproteobacteria bacterium genomic DNA:
TCTGGAGGATCGGCATGACGTTCGTCGACCAGGTGAGCGCGGAGAACCCCACGCTCTCCCCCTGCGCGATCGTTCCGAGGTTGCGGAGCCCCTGCATCAGCGCGAGGTTCGCGCTCCCGCCGCTGTTGAACAGGACGGCCTGGGACCGGCCCTGGCGCTTCGCGAACGCCTTCTCGAACTCGACGCACCGCTCTCCCATGCTCAGCTTGCCGGCCTGCAGGATGAACTCGGACAGGGCCTTCCGGGTCTCGTACTCCCGGAAAAACGTGTTCTTCATCAAAGGAATCATGGCGCGCGGGTCCCCCTCTTCCGTTCCCGGTATTCGGCGACGGTCCTCGCGATCCCCTCCTCCAGCCCGATCCGGGGGCGGTATCCCAGGCCGGTCATCCTTTCCACGTCGAGGCACTTCCGCGGCATTCCGTCCGGCTTCGAGGGATCCCAGAGGATGGTCCCCCCGAATCCGGAAATCCGCGCGACCATCGCTGCCAGCTCCCGGATGGACACGTCGAACCCGCTGCCGACGTTTACGATCTCGGGGGGATCCGGATGCGTCATGAGGAACAGCGCGGCGTCGGCGAGATCGTCCACGTGCAGGAACTCCCTCCGCGCCGATCCGGTGCCCCACACGGCGACCTCGCCTTCCCCGCCGTCGACCGCGTCGACGAACTTCCGGACCAGCGACGACAGGACGTGGGCGTTCCGCGGGTCGAACGAATCGTTGGTGCCGTACAGGTTGCACGGGATCGGGCTTACCCCCTTCATGCCGTACTGCCTCCGGTAGCACTCCATCATCTTCACGCCGGCGAGCTTCGCCACGGCGTACCCTTCGTTCGTCGGCTCCAGCTTCCCGGTCATGAGGTGCTCTTCCCGCATCGGCTGGGGACACTCCCTGGGGTAGATGCAGGAGCTCCCGAGGAAGCAGAACCGCTTCACCCCGGCAAGGAGCGACTGGTGGATGACGTTGCACTGGATCATCAGATTCTCGTACAGGAATTCGCCGGGGTGTTCCATGTTCGCCATGATCCCGCCGACCCGCGCGGCCGCCAGGAACACGTATTCCGGCTTCTCTTCCGAGAAGAACGCGGCCACCGCCCGCGCATCCCGCAGGTCGAGCTCCCGTTTCCCCCGAGCGAGGACGTTTCGATACCCTTCCGCGAGCAGACGGCGTTGGATTGCGGAGCCGACCATCCCGCGGTGCCCGGCGACGAAAATCTTTCCCGATTTCTCCAAGAGGATCTCCTGTTCCACGATCCGTCCCGGCGGTTCCTTCGCCGCGGCGCCCTGCGATATAGTAAACCATCCCGAGGAAACCTGGAGATCCCATTGGCACGCTGGCTCAGGAACATTCGCATCCGCCGCAGGGTGCGCGAGGTCTTTCGGGCGCCCCTCCCCTGCGACCCGCGGACCGCCGAGCTCCGATTCCGGGTCGCGCTGGCCGCGGCGAGGTCATCGTACCGTCGGATCATCGAGGCCGCCCCCCCTCCCCCCGGATTCGTCCATCCCCAGTGGGAGGAGAATACCCGGGAGGTGGAAAACTACTTCCTCGAACGGTTCGACATGTCGTTCATGGCCCACCCCCGCGTTGACGGAACGATGGTGTTCACGAACGGCGCCGTCCACGAGACGGAATGGCCATTCGTGGCGGGATGGCGTCCCCCGGACACCGTGCGAAGGTGTCTCGGAAACGGACTGAACGACCATTTCCTGTCGGGGAAGCTCGGGACCGCGACCCTGATCAACTCGGCACACCAGTTGTACCACCTCGCCCGCTTCGAACGGTTCCGCGGGGAGCGGATCGAGCAGGTGAGGTCCGTGGTCGAGTTCGGGGGAGGGTACGGAAACCTCGCCCGCCTCTTCCGGAGTTTCGATGAGCGATCCCGATACACGATCGTCGACCTTCCGCTGTTCAGCTGCATCCAGTACGTGTATCTCTCGACCGTCCTCGGCCCGGAGGCCGTGCGCCTCGTCACCGGGGCGGAGACTCCCGCCGCGGACGGGTGGGTGGAGTTGGTGCCGATCAACCTTCTCCCCGACCTTCGCCGGAACGGGGAGTTGTTTGTCAGCACGTGGGCATTGAGCGAGAGCCCTCCGGCGGCGTACGAACTCGTGCGGGAGAGGGACTGGTTCGGCGCACGGGGGATCCTCCTCGCGTATCACGAAGGATGGACGCCCTGGAATACGGAAGAGATGACCCGTGGACTGCGGGAACGGTTCCGCCGCGTGGAAACGGCACCCCTCGATTTCCTCCCCGGCAGCCGATACCTACTTGCGACCGGAAGGATCGGCCAGGGGGGAAACGATCAATGACGGGCGCTCCCCCGCGGAACATCCTGATCATCCAGTTGGGAGATATCGGGGACGTCGTCCTCGCCACCGCGTCGTTCCGGGCCCTGAAGGATCGCCTGCCGGATTCCCGCGTCCACGCGCTCGTCCGGAAAGGGTGTGGAGCGCTCCTGGCCGCCGACCCGAACCTGAGCGGAATATTCGAATCGCGCCGGGGCGGCGGACCGCTCTCGGACGTCGCGAGGGAGAATCTCGCGCTGGCCAGGAGCCTTCGAAACGAGCGGTTCGACATGGTGATCGACCTGCGGACCGGCGACCGGAGCGCCATCCTCGCGCTGATCGCACGGGGGACGGAAAAGGTCGCCTACGGCGGCGACGGTGCATTCTGGAGAAGGTTCGTCTACACCCGGTTGTTCGGCCGCCTTGCGGAGGCGCCGCCCCCCGCCCATCCGGGAGCCGACCAGTCGCTGCGGATCCTCCGGGCGGCCGGGTTCGACGTCGGGAATTTCCTCCCCCGACTGCACGTATCCGGCGAATCGGATGCGGCCGCGATGGGGATCCTCTCCGCCGCCGGCATACCCGCGGGAACGCGGATTGCCACGATCAACCCGTTCTCCCGCTGGAAATACAAGGAGTGGGGGCACGACCGGTGGGCCGAAGTGATCACGGCGCTCGGCGAGCGGCACGGACTGTTGCCGGTGCTGGTCGGATCGGCGGAGGAGTCCCGGGAGGCGGCGGAGATCCTGCGGATGGCGGGCGGAACGGGTAGGTCGATCACCGGGAGGACGTCCCTCGGAGAGCTCGCCGCGGTGCTGCGGAGAAGCACGCTGCACCTGGGCGTCGACAGCGCGGCGCCGCACATGGCATCCGCGCTCGGAACTCCCACGCTCACCATCTTCGGGCCTTCGGACTGGCGGGCGTGGGTCCTCCAGGACGATCTCCATCGCGTCGTCGCGCCGGACATGCCGTGCGTCCCCTGCAACATGGAAGGGTGCGACCGGAAGGGGCGGAGCGTCTGCCTCGAGGAACTGCCGTCGGACAGGGTATTGCGGGCGGTCGCGGACATGTTGCCCGCGGCGGCCCTTCGTCTACATCCGCGGCCCGATGACTCCGAGCGATGACAGCACGGTCTCGAACCGCATCTCCCAGGTGTGCTCCGAAAGCGCCCGCCGGCGCCCCGCCCGCCGGATGGCGTCTGCCTCCCCGGGGTTCGCGAGCAGCCAGCGCACCTTCGCGACGAGGTCCTCGACCCCCCGGTAGGTGACGATCTCCTTCCCGATCTCGAAGAACCGGTCCAACTCGTCGCAATGCTCCGTCAGGTAGAGCCCTCCGCTCATCGGGACCTCGAAATCCCGCCCCTTCAGATGGAACGTGTCCTTGTGCCCCGCGACACCGCCGAACCCGAGGTTGATTCGGCTCCTGGAGTATGTCCGGACCATCTCCTCCGTCGGAAGGGGGCCGGACGGCCACCCGGGCCCGAACGCCTCGACCCGTATCCCAGCGTCCCGAAGCGCCCCGATGACCGCCGGCCGGTTTTCGTAGCATTGCCCGACGAAGGAGACGTCGATCGCGTGTTCCGCCTCGTACGGACGGTGAATTTCCGGGTTCGCCCCTTCCGGCAGATACAACGGGATCGCCCCTTCCACGCAATATTTCTCGAGTGCGTCCCGGGTGCTCGTCCAGCACAGGTCGAAGTGCCGGCAGATGTCCCGGACCCCCATCGCAAGCCCGCCGCGTACCCGGCCGACGAACGACTCCTTGTCGTTCAGGGCCAGGTTGACCATCGGCGCCCCGAGGTTCGACAGCTCCCGCACGGTCTCCGGCGTCACCAGCCCGCCGGACAGGTAGGTGAAAATGAAGCCGAGCGGCCGCTCCTTCGAAAGCGCGCGCGCGAATCCGAGAAGGTCCCGGTTCATTTCCGCCTTGAGCTTTTTCTCCCAATCCCGGCTTCCGTGGTCGAACCGATCCCGCCAGTCGTAGCACACCGCCTCCCCGAACTTCCCCAACGCCGGCAGGAACGCGGTGCGTTCCCAGTTGAAGTCGTGGAAGATGGCCAGGGTGCGCAAGGACCCGCGAGGGACAACCGGGAGGCCGGGATGCCGGTTTTTCGCCGCCCGCCGGATCGCGTCCGGGTCGGGCACGGAAAGACCGCGACGGACGAACTCCTGGTGGTAATGCTCCCGCTCCCTCTCGAGCCGGCGAAGGCTGCGCCAGGCGCGGAACGCTTTCCGGTAGGGCCGGAAAGGATCGCTCATCGGTGGATGGTGTAGAGCCGGGGGCCCATCGACTTCTTCTCCATGTCGTTCATCATGTTCAACGCGTGGCCGGCGTCCAACGCCGGGATGGAAAACCGTCGGGAGAGGTCCGCGCACACGCGGAGGGCCCCTACGCCTGCTCCCACCAGGCACAGGTCCGCATCCGGCGGAACCGTCCGCAGGACATCGTCCCGCATCGAGTCCCAACGGGTCGCCACATAGGACGCCGGGATCGGAACGGGGGCCAGCGAGGGGCGGGACGACAGGGCGGAAAACCACGCTTCGCACGAAACCATGTCGATATCCGAGTTGAGGATGCAAACCTTGCGGCCGTCCACGGCGGCCGCGAAGGCGCGCGAGGTGAGGTACGCGTACACGACATAGAACGGGATGTAGTTCGTTTCCGACAGTCGCACTCCGTGCGCCTGGAGGAACTCGAGGAATCGCACCGCGCCATCGTCCCCGGACCGTTTCCAGAATGCGGGGAACCTCCGCCGCACCGGCCCGATGTTGCCCGGAAACACCAGCGGCGCAAGGAGACCGGTTCCGGCAACGTACCGGAGATCCCCGGCATGCGCGGGGATGTTTTTCCGGATCGCCTCGACCGATTCGGCCTGTTCGTAGAGTCCGTTGCATCCCAGGGAAAGACCGTAGAACGCATACTCCCCGTCGGCAAACCGGACTACGGGCGTCCCGATCCGCTCCGACATTCCCTTCCGGACGCGTTCGGCCAGCATGGCGACGCAGGCATCGCCCGATGGAACCGCGTCGTGGAGGAGGCAGCTCTCCTGCTCCCGCATCCCGGCGCCGAACCGGTCCAGCACGGGACGATTGTCGATCCCGGTCACCGCCAGGGCATCGAACCGGAACCGCGGCGAACCGGTGAACCGCTCGGGACCCGGCCGGTCATCTCTCCCGGACACTTGCGCCTCCTTGGGCGGAAAGGTCGGCTTTCCTCGCCAGGACCGCGACGCCTGTCCCGGAATACAATCGGGCGACCGGACGGGCGAGCCAACCCATGAATGGAACCTCCCGCATCCTTCTTTTCACGTATTCGGAGTGGTACCGCTTTTCCTTCAGCACGGCGAAACCGAACCGTAAGAGAATCCCCCGCAACGACTCCGGGGTGAAATGGAACTGGTGATACGGCAGATCCCAGTCCCTCCATGCTCTTCCTTCCTTCATCGCGTCCGTCCCCTCGTGGTTCGGGACCTCGACGACGAGGATCCCGCCGGCGGACAGCCACTTCCATGCGAACCCCAGGGGGACCCGCGGGTCCCGCGTATGCTCCAGGGAGTGCCACATCGTTACCACGTCGACCGATCCCGGCTCGAACAGATCCTCCCGCAATTCGCCGGTCTTCACCGCGATCCCGAGCGTCTCCCGCACCGAGGCCGCCGCGTCGTCGGAAACGTCGAATCCCGCGACGTCGTATCCCCGGAGGCGGCAAGCTTCGAGGAAGTATCCTCTGCCGCTGCCGATGTCCAGTACCTTCCCGGCGCTCCGGTACCTTCGGAAGAAATCCACCCGGTGGCGCTCCTGGGAGAGGCGTCGGCGCATCCCGTCGGATCCGGGGGGAAGGACGTGTTCATAGTGGCTCACGAAGTAGCTTTCGCGGTACAGCTGGCCGAGTTCGGCGGGATCCGGCCTGGGGTCCAGGACGCCGAGCCCGCACCCCGTGCACTTGTGGACGGACCATTTTCCGTCGCTCATCAGCGGCACGCGATCCGTCCCGCCGCACAGAATGCACTCACCGGGCGCCTTCTCCATCGGACCCCGACCTCACCCCTCTCCCAATTCGCGGATGGCGACGTCATATATCGCGCGATACCGCTCCATCCTCTCCAGTGCGCGCGCGCGATCGCACAGAAAGGGAACGGCAAGCCGGGCGAGAAATATCCTTCGCCTCGCCCTGCGAACGTGCGCCCGTGCGATCTTCCGGACGGTTTCCGGCCGGTAATGCTTGCGGCAGAACAGGTACTCCGCCGCAGCCTTTCTCCGCCAGACGTCCGCGGGGAGCGTTCCCCGCTCGCTCTTTCCGCCGT
This region includes:
- a CDS encoding GDP-L-fucose synthase, whose amino-acid sequence is MEKSGKIFVAGHRGMVGSAIQRRLLAEGYRNVLARGKRELDLRDARAVAAFFSEEKPEYVFLAAARVGGIMANMEHPGEFLYENLMIQCNVIHQSLLAGVKRFCFLGSSCIYPRECPQPMREEHLMTGKLEPTNEGYAVAKLAGVKMMECYRRQYGMKGVSPIPCNLYGTNDSFDPRNAHVLSSLVRKFVDAVDGGEGEVAVWGTGSARREFLHVDDLADAALFLMTHPDPPEIVNVGSGFDVSIRELAAMVARISGFGGTILWDPSKPDGMPRKCLDVERMTGLGYRPRIGLEEGIARTVAEYRERKRGTRAP
- a CDS encoding putative sugar O-methyltransferase — encoded protein: MREVFRAPLPCDPRTAELRFRVALAAARSSYRRIIEAAPPPPGFVHPQWEENTREVENYFLERFDMSFMAHPRVDGTMVFTNGAVHETEWPFVAGWRPPDTVRRCLGNGLNDHFLSGKLGTATLINSAHQLYHLARFERFRGERIEQVRSVVEFGGGYGNLARLFRSFDERSRYTIVDLPLFSCIQYVYLSTVLGPEAVRLVTGAETPAADGWVELVPINLLPDLRRNGELFVSTWALSESPPAAYELVRERDWFGARGILLAYHEGWTPWNTEEMTRGLRERFRRVETAPLDFLPGSRYLLATGRIGQGGNDQ
- a CDS encoding glycosyltransferase family 9 protein, whose product is MTGAPPRNILIIQLGDIGDVVLATASFRALKDRLPDSRVHALVRKGCGALLAADPNLSGIFESRRGGGPLSDVARENLALARSLRNERFDMVIDLRTGDRSAILALIARGTEKVAYGGDGAFWRRFVYTRLFGRLAEAPPPAHPGADQSLRILRAAGFDVGNFLPRLHVSGESDAAAMGILSAAGIPAGTRIATINPFSRWKYKEWGHDRWAEVITALGERHGLLPVLVGSAEESREAAEILRMAGGTGRSITGRTSLGELAAVLRRSTLHLGVDSAAPHMASALGTPTLTIFGPSDWRAWVLQDDLHRVVAPDMPCVPCNMEGCDRKGRSVCLEELPSDRVLRAVADMLPAAALRLHPRPDDSER
- a CDS encoding glycosyltransferase, with the protein product MSDPFRPYRKAFRAWRSLRRLEREREHYHQEFVRRGLSVPDPDAIRRAAKNRHPGLPVVPRGSLRTLAIFHDFNWERTAFLPALGKFGEAVCYDWRDRFDHGSRDWEKKLKAEMNRDLLGFARALSKERPLGFIFTYLSGGLVTPETVRELSNLGAPMVNLALNDKESFVGRVRGGLAMGVRDICRHFDLCWTSTRDALEKYCVEGAIPLYLPEGANPEIHRPYEAEHAIDVSFVGQCYENRPAVIGALRDAGIRVEAFGPGWPSGPLPTEEMVRTYSRSRINLGFGGVAGHKDTFHLKGRDFEVPMSGGLYLTEHCDELDRFFEIGKEIVTYRGVEDLVAKVRWLLANPGEADAIRRAGRRRALSEHTWEMRFETVLSSLGVIGPRM
- a CDS encoding class I SAM-dependent methyltransferase; amino-acid sequence: MSDGKWSVHKCTGCGLGVLDPRPDPAELGQLYRESYFVSHYEHVLPPGSDGMRRRLSQERHRVDFFRRYRSAGKVLDIGSGRGYFLEACRLRGYDVAGFDVSDDAAASVRETLGIAVKTGELREDLFEPGSVDVVTMWHSLEHTRDPRVPLGFAWKWLSAGGILVVEVPNHEGTDAMKEGRAWRDWDLPYHQFHFTPESLRGILLRFGFAVLKEKRYHSEYVKRRMREVPFMGWLARPVARLYSGTGVAVLARKADLSAQGGASVRER